From one Micromonospora siamensis genomic stretch:
- a CDS encoding tyrosine-protein phosphatase — MFNFRDVGGPTGHDGRTVRYGRLYRSDSPHRLDDADRAAFTALGVRTVIDLRRPREVERDGRVPELPGLSYRHIHPEHDDWSQIPHPEEQSVARWLADRYAGLARTGTAGLAEAVGLIADSANAPVVVHCLAGKDRTGVVCALTLAVLGVSDDDIAADYALSTEASARFSAWIAATMPDAAELPRPFLASPEEAMRLFLTELRTGYGSAEGYLRHAGVTDAQLAALHDHLLD; from the coding sequence ATGTTCAACTTCCGCGACGTCGGCGGGCCGACCGGCCACGACGGCCGCACCGTCCGGTACGGCCGGCTCTACCGCTCGGACTCCCCGCACCGCCTCGACGACGCCGACCGGGCGGCCTTCACCGCCCTCGGCGTCCGCACCGTGATCGACCTGCGCCGGCCCCGCGAGGTCGAGCGGGACGGCCGGGTGCCCGAGCTGCCCGGCCTGAGCTACCGGCACATCCACCCGGAGCACGACGACTGGTCGCAGATCCCGCACCCCGAGGAGCAGAGCGTCGCGCGCTGGCTGGCCGACCGGTACGCCGGGCTCGCCCGCACCGGCACCGCCGGACTGGCCGAGGCGGTCGGGCTGATCGCCGACAGCGCCAACGCACCGGTGGTGGTGCACTGCCTCGCCGGGAAGGACCGCACCGGGGTGGTGTGCGCGCTGACCCTGGCGGTGCTCGGTGTCTCCGACGACGACATCGCCGCCGACTACGCGCTGAGCACCGAGGCGTCCGCCCGGTTCAGCGCCTGGATCGCCGCCACCATGCCGGACGCCGCGGAGCTGCCCCGCCCGTTCCTGGCCTCACCGGAGGAGGCGATGCGGCTCTTCCTCACCGAGCTGCGCACCGGGTACGGCTCGGCGGAGGGCTACCTGCGCCACGCCGGCGTGACCGACGCCCAACTGGCCGCCCTCCACGACCACCTGCTCGACTGA
- a CDS encoding DUF58 domain-containing protein has translation MRRRPAPAPPAGPGLGALTPDQRLRRLELTVTRRLDGLLHGQHRGLLPGPGSEAAGSREYRPGEDEVRRMDWAVTARTAVPHVREVDADRELTTWLLVDASPSMEFGTAELDKRELAVAAVAAVGFLTAGTGNRLGAQVLGPTGLRRFPARGGRTHLLGLLRALLDAPRAGDRPGADGRPTVAGGPVGAAPSGLAEALTAVQRVALRRGLVVLVSDFLDDLPDDPAAAAPWEPALRRLAARHQVLAVEVTDPREWELPDVGLITLADPETGRRREVWTGDPGLRQRFADAATAQRDQVRQLLRRCGATHLALRTDRDWAADIVRHVHAQRRLAAAPVGVARGGAA, from the coding sequence ATGAGGCGCCGACCGGCGCCCGCCCCACCCGCCGGGCCCGGCCTGGGTGCGCTCACCCCGGACCAGCGGCTGCGTCGGCTGGAACTGACCGTCACCCGCCGGTTGGACGGACTGCTGCACGGCCAGCACCGGGGCCTGCTCCCCGGCCCGGGCAGCGAGGCCGCCGGCAGCCGTGAATACCGCCCGGGGGAGGACGAGGTACGCCGGATGGACTGGGCGGTCACCGCCCGCACCGCCGTCCCGCACGTACGCGAGGTCGACGCCGACCGGGAACTCACCACCTGGCTGCTGGTGGACGCCAGCCCCAGCATGGAGTTCGGCACCGCAGAGCTGGACAAGCGGGAGCTGGCGGTGGCGGCGGTCGCCGCGGTCGGCTTCCTCACCGCCGGCACCGGCAACCGGCTCGGCGCCCAGGTGCTCGGCCCGACCGGGCTGCGCCGGTTTCCGGCCCGCGGTGGACGTACCCATCTGCTGGGGTTGTTGCGCGCCCTGCTCGACGCGCCCCGCGCCGGCGACCGGCCGGGAGCCGACGGCCGGCCCACGGTCGCGGGCGGCCCGGTGGGCGCGGCCCCGTCCGGGCTGGCCGAGGCGCTCACCGCCGTGCAGCGGGTGGCGCTTCGACGTGGCCTGGTCGTCCTGGTCTCGGACTTCCTCGACGACCTGCCCGACGACCCGGCCGCCGCGGCGCCCTGGGAACCGGCGCTGCGCCGGCTCGCCGCCCGCCACCAGGTGCTCGCCGTCGAGGTGACCGACCCCCGGGAGTGGGAGCTGCCGGATGTCGGCCTGATCACCCTCGCCGACCCGGAGACCGGCCGCCGGCGCGAGGTCTGGACCGGCGATCCGGGGCTGCGCCAGCGGTTCGCCGACGCCGCGACGGCCCAACGCGACCAGGTACGCCAGCTGCTGCGCCGGTGCGGGGCGACCCACCTGGCGCTGCGTACCGACCGGGACTGGGCGGCCGACATCGTCCGGCACGTGCACGCCCAGCGCCGGCTCGCCGCCGCGCCGGTCGGGGTGGCCCGGGGAGGTGCCGCGTGA
- a CDS encoding PRC-barrel domain-containing protein, with protein MDRLDPQNPNTVTGSTVDGDPAGYTTGTPGGAFDPWRYRDEAGVAGADLVGYKVEATDGHIGKIDRASHDVDDSYLVVDTGPWIFGKKVLLPAGTVNRVDHDENKVYVDRDKDQIKAAPEYDENTHTDPAYREKLGGYYGENYSALPPDTQGRV; from the coding sequence ATGGACAGGCTCGACCCGCAGAACCCGAACACCGTCACCGGCTCCACCGTCGACGGTGACCCGGCCGGCTACACCACCGGCACGCCGGGCGGCGCGTTCGACCCGTGGCGCTACCGGGACGAGGCCGGTGTCGCCGGCGCCGACCTGGTCGGCTACAAGGTCGAGGCGACCGACGGCCACATCGGCAAGATCGACCGGGCCAGCCACGACGTGGACGACAGCTACCTGGTCGTCGACACCGGGCCGTGGATCTTCGGCAAGAAGGTCCTGCTGCCGGCCGGCACGGTCAACCGTGTCGACCACGACGAGAACAAGGTCTACGTCGACCGGGACAAGGACCAGATCAAGGCCGCCCCGGAGTACGACGAGAACACCCACACCGACCCGGCCTACCGGGAGAAGCTCGGCGGCTACTACGGCGAGAACTACTCGGCGCTGCCGCCGGACACTCAGGGCCGGGTCTGA
- the arfB gene encoding alternative ribosome rescue aminoacyl-tRNA hydrolase ArfB, translating to MDGGLRVSDRLVVPAAELRERFSRSSGPGGQGVNTADSRVELSFDLAGSPSVPESLRARALERLAGRLVDGVLTIAASEHRAQLANREAARERLAALLREAIAPPPKARRPTRPSRGAKERRLADKKRQSQRKRDRRVDGD from the coding sequence GTGGACGGCGGACTGCGGGTGAGTGATCGGCTTGTCGTACCCGCCGCCGAGCTGCGGGAACGCTTCTCCCGCTCGTCCGGGCCCGGCGGGCAGGGGGTCAACACCGCCGACTCGCGGGTCGAGTTGAGCTTCGATCTGGCCGGCTCGCCGAGCGTTCCCGAGTCGCTACGGGCGCGGGCGCTGGAGCGGCTCGCCGGCCGGCTCGTCGACGGGGTGCTGACCATCGCCGCCAGTGAGCACCGGGCGCAGCTGGCCAACCGGGAAGCCGCCCGCGAACGGCTGGCGGCGCTGCTCCGCGAGGCGATCGCCCCGCCGCCCAAGGCCCGCCGGCCCACCCGACCCTCCCGGGGCGCCAAGGAGCGCCGGCTCGCCGACAAGAAACGGCAGTCCCAGCGCAAGCGCGACCGCCGGGTGGACGGCGACTGA
- the cimA gene encoding citramalate synthase — translation MTFQVYDTTLRDGAQREGLSYSVVDKLAVAQLLDEFGVGFIEGGWPGAVPKDTEFFRRARKELDLRHAVFAAFGATRRAGVAVDADPQVRGLLDAETPVVTLVAKADLRHVERALRTTPAENLAMIRDTVAHLVRHDRRVFVDGEHFFDGYRHDPAYGATVVETALAAGAERFVLCDTNGGMLPSQVTAVIADLTARTGVAPELLGMHAQNDTACAVANTIAAVEAGVRHVQGTANGYGERPGNADIFAVVGNLQLKLGLPVLPAGCLEQMVRVSHAIAEIANIVPDTHQAYAGAAAFAHKAGLHASAIKVDPLLYNHVDPSVVGNDMRILVTEMAGRASVELKSRELGLDLAGHPEALSKVTGRVKELEADGWSFEAADASFELLVRSELPGGAAPRPFALESYRVQVEHREDGAVVSEATVKIRVRGERVIATAEGNGPINALDEALRVGLSRHYPELLSFELADYKVRILEGSHGTGAVTRVLVETVDGAGNDWTTVGVHPNVVEASWHALVDALTYGLARTRV, via the coding sequence ATGACCTTCCAGGTGTACGACACCACGCTGCGCGACGGCGCGCAGCGCGAAGGGCTCAGCTACTCCGTCGTCGACAAGCTGGCCGTCGCCCAGCTGCTCGACGAGTTCGGGGTGGGCTTCATCGAGGGGGGCTGGCCCGGGGCGGTACCCAAGGACACCGAGTTCTTCCGCCGGGCCCGCAAGGAACTCGACCTGCGCCACGCGGTCTTCGCCGCGTTCGGGGCCACCCGCCGGGCCGGGGTCGCGGTGGACGCCGACCCGCAGGTGCGCGGCCTGCTCGACGCCGAGACCCCGGTGGTCACCCTGGTCGCCAAGGCCGACCTGCGGCACGTCGAACGGGCCCTGCGGACCACCCCGGCCGAGAACCTGGCGATGATCCGCGACACGGTGGCCCACCTGGTCCGCCACGACCGGCGGGTCTTCGTCGACGGCGAGCACTTCTTCGACGGCTACCGGCACGACCCGGCCTACGGCGCCACCGTGGTGGAGACCGCCCTCGCCGCCGGCGCCGAACGCTTCGTGCTCTGCGACACCAACGGCGGCATGCTCCCCTCCCAGGTCACCGCCGTCATCGCCGACCTCACCGCGCGGACCGGCGTGGCGCCGGAACTGCTCGGCATGCACGCCCAGAACGACACCGCCTGCGCCGTGGCCAACACCATCGCCGCCGTCGAGGCCGGGGTCCGGCACGTCCAGGGCACCGCCAACGGGTACGGCGAGCGGCCGGGCAACGCCGACATCTTCGCTGTGGTCGGCAACCTCCAGCTCAAGCTCGGGCTGCCCGTCCTACCGGCCGGGTGCCTGGAGCAGATGGTGCGGGTCTCGCACGCCATCGCCGAGATCGCCAACATCGTCCCCGACACCCACCAGGCGTACGCCGGGGCCGCCGCCTTCGCCCACAAGGCGGGGCTGCACGCGAGCGCGATCAAGGTCGACCCGTTGCTCTACAACCACGTCGACCCGTCGGTGGTGGGCAACGACATGCGGATCCTGGTCACCGAGATGGCCGGCCGGGCCAGCGTCGAGCTGAAGAGCCGCGAGCTTGGCCTGGACCTGGCCGGCCATCCGGAGGCGCTGTCGAAGGTGACCGGCCGGGTCAAGGAGCTGGAGGCGGACGGCTGGTCCTTCGAGGCCGCCGACGCCTCCTTCGAGCTGCTGGTCCGCTCGGAGCTGCCCGGCGGGGCGGCCCCCCGGCCGTTCGCCCTGGAGTCGTACCGGGTGCAGGTGGAGCACCGGGAGGACGGCGCGGTGGTCTCCGAGGCCACCGTCAAGATCCGGGTACGCGGCGAGCGGGTGATCGCCACCGCCGAGGGGAACGGCCCGATCAACGCCCTCGACGAGGCGCTGCGGGTCGGGCTGTCCCGGCACTACCCGGAGCTGCTGAGCTTCGAACTGGCCGACTACAAGGTGCGGATCCTGGAGGGCAGCCACGGCACCGGGGCGGTGACCCGGGTGCTGGTGGAGACCGTGGACGGGGCCGGCAACGACTGGACCACCGTCGGGGTGCACCCGAACGTGGTCGAGGCATCCTGGCACGCCCTGGTCGACGCGCTCACCTACGGCCTCGCCCGCACCCGGGTGTAG
- a CDS encoding peroxiredoxin, with amino-acid sequence MLTVGDRFPEYELTACVSLDADKAFETINHKSHEGQWRVVFFWPKDFTFICPTEIAEFGRLNGEFADRDAQVLGVSVDNEFVHYAWRKDHPDLRDLPFPMLSDIKRELTEACGVLGSDGVAQRATFIVDPNNEIQFAMVTAGSVGRNVSEVLRVLDALQTDELCPCNWNSGGDTLDATKLLAGAGA; translated from the coding sequence GTGCTCACCGTCGGTGACCGCTTCCCCGAGTACGAACTCACCGCCTGCGTGTCGCTCGACGCCGACAAGGCGTTCGAGACGATCAACCACAAGTCCCACGAGGGCCAGTGGCGGGTGGTCTTCTTCTGGCCGAAGGACTTCACCTTCATCTGCCCGACGGAGATCGCCGAGTTCGGCCGGCTCAACGGCGAGTTCGCCGACCGCGACGCCCAGGTGCTGGGCGTGTCGGTGGACAACGAGTTCGTCCACTACGCGTGGCGCAAGGACCACCCGGACCTGCGCGACCTGCCGTTCCCGATGCTCAGCGACATCAAGCGCGAGCTGACCGAGGCGTGCGGCGTGCTCGGCTCCGACGGCGTCGCCCAGCGGGCCACCTTCATCGTCGACCCGAACAATGAGATCCAGTTCGCCATGGTCACCGCCGGCTCCGTCGGCCGCAACGTCTCCGAGGTGCTGCGGGTGCTCGACGCCCTGCAGACCGACGAGCTCTGCCCGTGCAACTGGAACTCCGGTGGCGACACCCTGGACGCCACCAAGCTGCTCGCCGGCGCCGGGGCCTGA
- a CDS encoding S1C family serine protease, with product MAVQTGLGEPRGPWFISPELDPDGRTVPGGPGPAGGPGRRWRRPGRLMTALTVVALSTVSGAVAGGWVAGRDGPAGPAAASAAPVPAELVTAAQKTVPGVVSVMVGGAGGASATGSGFAIDDEQHIVTNDHILAKGGGGAVTVEMPDGRRFTAQVVGREPASDLAVLKVPASAGLSPLPLAKPNTTRVGEPVLAVGSPLGLAGTVTAGIVSALNRQVRLGAGRHSAVQTDASINPGNSGGPLVNARGEVVGVNTAIATIDGSGSIGIGFAIPIDQVRQTADIIIGKGG from the coding sequence ATGGCCGTGCAGACCGGACTGGGCGAGCCCCGCGGCCCCTGGTTCATCTCCCCGGAGCTGGACCCGGACGGGCGGACCGTCCCGGGCGGGCCGGGGCCGGCGGGTGGGCCGGGCCGTCGGTGGCGCCGGCCGGGGCGGCTGATGACCGCGCTGACGGTGGTGGCGCTCTCCACCGTCTCGGGCGCCGTGGCCGGCGGCTGGGTGGCCGGGCGGGACGGTCCGGCCGGTCCGGCCGCCGCCTCCGCCGCGCCGGTGCCGGCGGAGCTGGTCACCGCCGCGCAGAAGACCGTGCCCGGGGTGGTGTCGGTGATGGTGGGTGGAGCGGGCGGCGCCTCGGCCACCGGGTCCGGCTTCGCCATCGACGACGAGCAGCACATCGTCACCAACGACCACATCCTGGCGAAGGGGGGCGGCGGCGCGGTGACCGTGGAGATGCCCGACGGGCGCCGGTTCACCGCCCAGGTGGTGGGCCGGGAGCCGGCCAGCGACCTGGCCGTGCTCAAGGTGCCCGCCTCCGCCGGGCTGTCCCCGCTGCCGCTGGCCAAGCCCAACACCACCCGGGTCGGTGAGCCGGTGCTCGCGGTCGGCTCCCCGCTCGGATTGGCCGGGACCGTCACCGCCGGCATCGTCAGCGCGTTGAACCGTCAGGTACGGCTCGGCGCCGGGCGGCACAGCGCTGTCCAGACCGACGCCTCGATCAACCCCGGCAACTCGGGCGGGCCGCTGGTCAACGCCCGCGGCGAGGTGGTCGGGGTGAACACCGCGATCGCCACGATCGACGGCAGCGGCTCGATCGGGATCGGTTTCGCCATCCCGATCGACCAGGTCCGGCAGACCGCCGACATCATCATCGGCAAGGGCGGCTGA
- a CDS encoding 3-methyladenine DNA glycosylase has protein sequence MTAALAPATVLDAADWRARRAAHERRMDAWLAPHLARRRVGGRHPVEDFLFTYYSHRPAQLRRWHPGAGVTLRDAEPGEFGRDYRADAAGVTLDTDRVRERRAESLSWIRDLLAATASRPAHLGCFGMHEWAMVYRQTQEEVRHNAWPLRLTPERTAEVVRERGVRCSHFDAYRFFTAPARPLNLLTPTRETQHALEQPGCLHANMDLYKWSYKLSPLVPSELVADCFELAREIRTLDMRASPYDLAALGHPPVRVETAEGRAEYATAQRGFAERAAGLRGRLLAAIDRL, from the coding sequence GTGACCGCCGCCCTCGCCCCCGCCACCGTGCTCGACGCGGCGGACTGGCGGGCCCGGCGGGCGGCGCACGAGCGCCGGATGGACGCCTGGCTCGCCCCGCACCTGGCCCGCCGGCGGGTCGGCGGCAGGCACCCGGTGGAGGACTTCCTCTTCACCTACTACTCGCACCGCCCCGCCCAGCTGCGCCGCTGGCACCCCGGCGCCGGGGTGACGCTGCGCGACGCCGAACCGGGCGAGTTCGGCCGGGACTACCGCGCCGACGCCGCCGGGGTCACCCTCGACACCGATCGGGTACGCGAACGCCGCGCCGAGTCGCTGAGCTGGATCCGGGACCTGCTCGCCGCGACCGCGTCCCGCCCCGCCCACCTGGGCTGTTTCGGGATGCACGAGTGGGCGATGGTCTACCGGCAGACCCAGGAGGAGGTCCGGCACAACGCCTGGCCGTTGCGGCTGACGCCGGAGCGGACGGCGGAGGTGGTGCGGGAGCGCGGCGTGCGGTGCAGCCACTTCGACGCGTACCGGTTCTTCACCGCGCCGGCCCGGCCGCTGAACCTGCTCACCCCGACCCGGGAGACCCAGCACGCGCTGGAGCAGCCGGGGTGCCTACACGCCAACATGGACCTCTACAAGTGGTCGTACAAGCTCTCCCCGCTGGTGCCGAGCGAGCTGGTCGCCGACTGTTTCGAGCTGGCCCGGGAGATCCGGACGCTGGACATGCGGGCCAGCCCGTACGACCTGGCCGCGCTCGGCCATCCGCCGGTGAGGGTGGAGACGGCGGAGGGACGGGCCGAGTACGCGACGGCCCAGCGTGGTTTCGCCGAGCGGGCGGCCGGGCTGCGCGGTCGCCTGTTGGCGGCGATCGACCGACTCTGA
- a CDS encoding AAA family ATPase, with protein sequence MTDISDTLAGLPSPAAADAAGADLEQTLLEVKRVIVGQDRLVERLLTALVANGHCLLEGVPGVAKTLAAQTLATVVGGTFSRIQFTPDLVPSDIVGTRIYRASQESFDIELGPIMANLVLADEINRAPAKVQSALLEAMAERQVSIGGRSWPVPEPFLVLATQNPIESEGVYQLPEAQRDRFLMKITVDYPSDADELTILYRMSSDRPTPRTVLDPHRLRDLQRSAEGVFVHHAIAEYVVRLILATRDPGRFGLADMAAQLAYGASPRATLGLVAAARAQALLRGREYVTPEDVRELAVDVLAHRLVLTFDAVADGVAAEAVVRRLVEAVPPPRVAAQPEYPADLAAA encoded by the coding sequence GTGACGGACATCTCGGACACCCTGGCCGGCCTGCCCAGCCCGGCCGCGGCCGACGCGGCCGGTGCGGACCTGGAACAGACCCTCCTCGAGGTCAAACGCGTGATCGTCGGGCAGGACCGGCTCGTCGAGCGCCTGCTCACCGCCCTCGTCGCCAACGGGCACTGCCTGCTGGAGGGGGTGCCCGGCGTGGCCAAGACGCTCGCCGCGCAGACCCTCGCCACCGTGGTCGGCGGCACGTTCTCCCGGATCCAGTTCACCCCGGACCTGGTTCCCTCCGACATCGTCGGCACCCGCATCTACCGGGCGTCCCAGGAGAGCTTCGACATCGAGCTCGGTCCGATCATGGCGAACCTGGTGCTGGCCGACGAGATCAACCGTGCGCCGGCGAAGGTGCAGTCCGCGCTGCTGGAGGCGATGGCGGAGCGGCAGGTCTCCATCGGCGGGCGGAGCTGGCCGGTGCCGGAGCCGTTCCTGGTGCTCGCCACCCAGAACCCGATCGAGTCCGAGGGCGTCTACCAACTGCCGGAGGCGCAGCGGGACCGGTTCCTCATGAAGATCACCGTGGACTACCCGAGCGACGCGGACGAGCTGACCATCCTCTACCGGATGAGCAGCGACCGACCCACCCCGCGTACGGTGCTCGACCCACACCGGCTGCGGGACCTGCAACGCAGCGCCGAGGGGGTCTTCGTCCACCACGCGATCGCCGAGTACGTCGTCCGGCTCATCCTGGCCACCCGCGACCCCGGCCGGTTCGGCCTGGCCGACATGGCCGCCCAACTGGCGTACGGGGCCAGCCCCCGGGCCACCCTGGGCCTGGTCGCGGCGGCCCGGGCCCAGGCCCTGCTGCGCGGCCGGGAGTACGTCACCCCGGAGGACGTCCGGGAACTCGCCGTCGACGTGCTGGCCCACCGGCTGGTGCTCACCTTCGACGCGGTGGCCGACGGGGTGGCCGCCGAGGCCGTGGTCCGCCGGCTGGTCGAGGCGGTGCCACCGCCCCGGGTCGCCGCGCAGCCCGAGTACCCGGCCGACCTGGCGGCGGCATGA
- a CDS encoding VWA domain-containing protein — translation MTWQSPVRLWLLLGVAALTVGYLVAQRRRSRYAVRFTNLRLLDRVAPHRPGWRRHLPAGLFLAMLALLVVGFARPSAEVRVPRERATVMVAVDVSTSMLATDVEPDRLGAARDAARRFVDGLPDEFNVGLVAFAGSAAVVVPPSTDREALHEGIDRLAEGMTGVQGTAIGEAISTSLGAVKSIDDKAAKHPPPARIILLSDGANTSGADPMEAASSAVAAKVPVHAISFGTPTGFVDRGGRAIQVPVDGQTLKAVAEQTGGGFHEATTRQELRAVYDDIGSSVGYRTERQDVSARFIGLGLVFAMGAAAGSMRWFSRLP, via the coding sequence GTGACCTGGCAGTCACCCGTACGCCTGTGGCTGCTGCTCGGCGTGGCGGCCCTCACGGTCGGCTACCTGGTCGCCCAGCGCCGCCGCAGCCGGTACGCGGTCCGGTTCACCAACCTGCGGCTGCTGGACCGGGTCGCGCCGCACCGCCCGGGCTGGCGGCGGCACCTGCCGGCCGGCCTCTTCCTGGCCATGCTCGCCCTGCTGGTGGTCGGTTTCGCCCGGCCCAGCGCCGAGGTGCGGGTGCCCCGGGAGCGGGCCACCGTCATGGTCGCGGTGGACGTCTCCACCTCGATGCTCGCCACCGACGTGGAGCCCGACCGGCTCGGCGCGGCCCGGGACGCGGCCCGGCGGTTCGTCGACGGGCTGCCCGACGAGTTCAACGTGGGGCTGGTGGCGTTCGCCGGCAGCGCCGCCGTGGTGGTGCCGCCGAGCACCGACCGGGAGGCCCTGCACGAGGGCATCGACCGGCTGGCCGAGGGGATGACCGGGGTGCAGGGCACCGCGATCGGGGAGGCGATCAGCACCTCGCTGGGCGCGGTGAAGAGCATCGACGACAAGGCCGCCAAGCATCCGCCACCGGCCCGGATCATCCTGCTCTCCGACGGCGCCAACACCTCGGGGGCGGACCCGATGGAGGCGGCCTCCTCGGCGGTGGCGGCCAAGGTGCCGGTGCACGCCATCTCGTTCGGCACGCCGACCGGGTTCGTGGACCGGGGCGGCCGGGCGATCCAGGTGCCGGTGGACGGGCAGACCCTCAAGGCGGTCGCCGAGCAGACCGGTGGCGGCTTCCACGAGGCCACCACCCGGCAGGAGCTGCGGGCCGTCTACGACGACATCGGCAGCTCGGTCGGCTACCGCACCGAGCGGCAGGACGTCTCCGCCCGGTTCATCGGGCTCGGGCTGGTCTTCGCCATGGGCGCCGCCGCCGGATCGATGCGCTGGTTCTCCCGGCTGCCCTGA
- a CDS encoding carboxymuconolactone decarboxylase family protein has product MGLDAVKAALPEYAKDIKLNLGSTVGTSTLKPEQAWGTALACAVSARNGELLREIAEEAASHLTPEAVEAAKGAATIMAMNNVYYRAKHLIGDEQYASMPARLRMQIIARPGVDKGDFELWCLAVSAITGCGVCLESHEKALRAAGFTREQVHEALRIAAVVHAAAVALDARAALA; this is encoded by the coding sequence ATGGGTCTGGACGCGGTCAAGGCGGCGCTGCCCGAGTACGCCAAGGACATCAAGCTCAACCTCGGCTCGACCGTCGGCACCTCGACGCTCAAGCCGGAGCAGGCCTGGGGCACGGCGCTGGCCTGTGCCGTCTCGGCCCGCAACGGCGAGCTGCTGCGGGAGATCGCCGAGGAGGCGGCCTCCCACCTGACGCCGGAGGCGGTCGAGGCAGCCAAGGGCGCCGCCACGATCATGGCGATGAACAACGTCTACTACCGGGCCAAGCACCTGATCGGCGACGAGCAGTACGCTTCGATGCCGGCCCGGCTGCGGATGCAGATCATCGCCCGGCCCGGTGTCGACAAGGGCGACTTCGAGCTCTGGTGCCTCGCCGTCTCGGCGATCACCGGCTGCGGGGTGTGCCTGGAGTCGCACGAGAAGGCACTGCGCGCCGCGGGCTTCACCCGTGAGCAGGTGCACGAGGCGCTGCGGATCGCGGCCGTCGTGCACGCCGCCGCGGTGGCCCTGGACGCCCGGGCCGCACTGGCCTGA
- a CDS encoding endonuclease/exonuclease/phosphatase family protein: MIAATAARTVTARRTAAALCWLAVAPGVGWAAVRLPGLERGPLVQAVAFTPYVAGWSLLALVAALALRRRWPAVVAGVSAAALVAVVAPRALPAGQPAAHGPTVRLLTANLLHGDADPGELVGLVRRHRVDVLVVQEFTPGAAAGLDRAGLGALLPHRQLNPEVGTTGSGLYSRFPLSDPQVRRNRGFNFTQASATIAAPGAPPVRVESAHPAAPWSVSVVDDWRTDLAGQPPATPDGPLRILAGDFNATLDHAPLRALLDTGYADAADAVGAGLVGTWGPYDGDPIPPVTIDHVLVDRRIAVRAVDVHGLPGSDHRAVLAELRLPTG; the protein is encoded by the coding sequence ATGATTGCGGCCACTGCTGCGCGTACCGTCACCGCCCGCCGGACCGCGGCGGCCCTGTGCTGGCTGGCCGTCGCGCCCGGGGTCGGCTGGGCGGCGGTCCGCCTGCCGGGGCTGGAGCGGGGGCCGCTGGTGCAGGCGGTGGCCTTCACGCCGTACGTCGCGGGATGGAGCCTGCTGGCGCTGGTGGCGGCGCTCGCCCTGCGGCGCCGGTGGCCGGCGGTCGTCGCGGGGGTCAGCGCGGCCGCGCTGGTCGCCGTCGTCGCCCCCCGCGCGCTGCCCGCCGGGCAGCCGGCGGCCCACGGCCCGACGGTACGGCTGCTCACCGCCAACCTGCTGCACGGCGACGCCGACCCCGGCGAGCTGGTCGGCCTGGTCCGCCGCCACCGGGTCGACGTGCTGGTGGTGCAGGAGTTCACCCCGGGCGCCGCGGCGGGCCTGGACCGGGCCGGCCTCGGCGCGCTGCTCCCCCACCGGCAGCTCAACCCCGAGGTCGGCACCACCGGCTCGGGGCTCTACAGCCGGTTCCCGCTCTCCGATCCCCAGGTACGCCGCAACCGGGGCTTCAACTTCACCCAGGCGTCGGCCACCATCGCCGCGCCCGGGGCGCCACCGGTCCGGGTCGAGTCGGCCCACCCGGCGGCGCCCTGGTCGGTGTCGGTGGTCGACGACTGGCGCACCGACCTGGCCGGGCAGCCACCGGCCACCCCGGACGGACCGCTGCGCATCCTGGCCGGCGACTTCAACGCAACCCTCGACCACGCGCCGCTGCGCGCCCTGCTCGACACCGGGTACGCCGACGCCGCCGACGCGGTGGGCGCCGGCCTGGTCGGCACCTGGGGCCCGTACGACGGCGACCCGATCCCGCCGGTCACCATCGACCACGTGCTGGTCGACCGCCGCATCGCGGTACGCGCGGTCGACGTGCACGGGTTGCCCGGCAGCGACCACCGGGCGGTCCTCGCCGAGCTGCGCCTGCCCACCGGCTGA